One genomic segment of Hevea brasiliensis isolate MT/VB/25A 57/8 chromosome 3, ASM3005281v1, whole genome shotgun sequence includes these proteins:
- the LOC110650653 gene encoding DExH-box ATP-dependent RNA helicase DExH1 isoform X1: MSLRLLRANSSFTLTFNSKRLQPLAAPISETTFLSFRRQISTLAMSRRPNFQGGRRGGGGGSSSSAPGRGGGGRGGGGGGRGRGEQRWWDPVWRAERLRQKAVEMEVLDENEWWNKMEKMKNGGDQEMIVKRNYSRDDQQTLSDMAYQLGLYFHAYNKGKTLVVSKVPLPNYRADLDERHGSTQKEIRMSTETERRVGNLLNSSQRAAPADSAAASGQADRQPSSGLKITKPISTSEPDSAKEKLSIELKQRQDKMMASNCVKELQSFRQKLPAFKVKGEFLKAVSENQVLVVSGETGCGKTTQLPQYVLDEEIASLRGADCSIICTQPRRISAISVAARISSERGENLGETVGYQIRLEAKSSAQTRLLFCTTGVLLRQLVQDPDLTGVSHLLVDEIHERGMNEDFLLIILHDLLPRRPDLRLILMSATINANLFSKYFGNAPTIHIPGLTFPVTELFLEDILEKSRYKIQSEAGNFQGNSRRRRRREQDSKKDPLTELFEDVDIDSKYKNYSASTRLSLEAWSGSPLDLGLVEAAIEFICLHEGDGAILVFLTGWDEISKLLDRIKGNKLLGDQSKFLVLPLHGSMPTINQREIFDRPPPNKRKIVLATNIAESSITIDDVVYVVDCGKAKETSYDALNKLACLLPSWISKASAHQRRGRAGRVQPGVCYRLYPKIIHDAMLQYQLPEILRTPLQELCLHIKSLQLGAVGSFLAKALQPPDPLSVQNAIELLKTIGALDDNEELTPLGRHLCTLPLDPNIGKMLLMGSVFQCLNPALTIAAALAHRDPFVLPIDRKNEADAAKRSFAGDSCSDHIALVKAFEGYREAKRNRNERAFCWENFLSPITLQMMEDMREQFLNLLTDIGFVDKSRGAGAYNQYSHDLEMVSAILCAGLYPNVVQCKRRGKRTAFYTKEVGKVDIHPASVNAGVHLFPLPYMVYSEKVKTSGIYIRDSTNISDYALLLFGGSLIPSNQGEGIDMLGGYLHFSASKSVLELIRKLRAELDKLLWRKIEDPSLDISTEGKGVVSAVIELLHSYNVRY; the protein is encoded by the exons ATGTCTCTGCGCTTGCTCCGCGCTAACTCTTCTTTCACTCTCACTTTCAATTCCAAACGACTCCAGCCACTAGCCGCGCCCATTTCTGAGACAACCTTCCTATCCTTTCGCCGACAGATCTCAACTCTCGCCATGTCTCGCCGTCCTAACTTCCAGGGCGGCCGCCGAGGTGGCGGCGGCGGCAGCAGTAGTAGCGCACCTGGTCGCGGTGGCGGAGGAcgtggaggaggaggaggaggacgaGGACGTGGTGAGCAGCGGTGGTGGGACCCAGTGTGGCGAGCGGAGCGCTTGAGACAGAAAGCCGTTGAG ATGGAAGTTCTTGATGAGAATGAATGGTGGAATAAGATGGAGAAAATGAAGAATGGAGGAGATCAGGAGATGATTGTAAAGCGTAATTACAGTCGTGATGACCAGCAAACCCTCTCTGACATGGCTTATCAATTGGGTCTTTACTT CCATGCATATAATAAAGGCAAGACTCTTGTGGTTAGCAAAGTTCCGTTGCCAAATTATCGGGCTGATCTTGACGAGCGTCATGGATCCACACAGAAAGAG ATCCGAATGTCTACTGAGACTGAGAGGAGAGTTGGAAATCTTTTGAACAGCTCGCAGAGAGCAGCACCTGCTGACTCTGCTGCAGCATCTGGTCAGGCGGACAGACAACCATCAAGTGGTCTAAAGATAACGAAACCCATATCTACCTCGGAGCCGGATTCTGCTAAGGAGAAACTCAGTATTGAATTAAAGCAGAGGCAGGATAAAATGATG GCAAGTAATTGTGTGAAGGAATTgcagtcttttaggcaaaagcTCCCTGCATTCAAAGTGAAAGGCGAGTTTCTGAAAGCTGTTTCTGAAAATCAG GTTTTAGTTGTTTCAGGAGAGACGGGTTGTGGTAAAACAACACAGCTACCTCAATATGTATTAGATGAGGAGATAGCAAGTCTGCGTGGTGCTGACTGCAGCATAATATGCACACAACCCCGTCGTATATCTGCCATATCTGTTGCAGCTCGAATATCATCTGAACGGGGAGAGAATCTTGGTGAAACTGTTGGTTATCAGATTCGCTTGGAGGCAAAAAGTTCTGCTCAAACACGGCTCCTATTTTGCACCACTGGTGTTTTACTCCGGCAGTTG GTTCAAGATCCAGATTTGACTGGTGTAAGCCATTTGTTAGTAGATGAAATTCATGAAAGGGGCATGAATGAGGactttttgttaattattttgcaTGACCTTCTCCCTCGGCGTCCAGATTTACGTCTTATTCTAATGAGTGCAACCATCAATGCCAACTTGTTCTCAAAATACTTTGGAAATGCCCCAACTATTCATATACCG GGATTGACTTTCCCTGTGACTGAGTTATTTCTAGAAGACATATTGGAGAAATCTCGTTATAAAATCCAATCAGAGGCTGGCAACTTTCAGGGGAATtcaaggaggaggaggaggagggagCAAGATTCCAAGAAGGATCCTTTGACTGAATTATTTGAG GATGTTGATATTGATTCTAAATACAAGAATTACAGTGCATCTACTCGACTTTCTCTTGAAGCTTGGTCTGGTTCACCGCTTGACTTGGGTCTG GTGGAGGCAGCTATTGAATTTATTTGTCTCCATGAAGGGGATGGTGCAATTCTTGTATTTCTTACAGGCTGGGATGAGATTTCCAAGCTACTTGATCGGATTAAAGGAAACAAACTTTTGGGAGACCAAAGCAAGTTTTTAGTCCTTCCTCTACATGGTTCAATGCCTACCATCAACCAACGTGAAATATTTGATCGTCCTCCCCCTAACAAGCG AAAAATAGTTCTTGCAACCAATATTGCAGAGAGTAGTATCACCATAGATGATGTTGTGTATGTTGTAGACTGTGGAAAGGCAAAGGAAACCAGTTATGATGCTCTAAACAAGCTAGCTTGTCTATTACCATCATGGATTTCAAAGGCTTCAGCACATCAG AGACGAGGTCGAGCTGGCCGTGTGCAACCTGGAGTTTGTTATAGATTGTATCCAAAAATTATCCATGATGCAATGCTTCAGTATCAGTTGCCTGAAATTCTCCGAACACCTCTGCAAGAGCTATGTCTGCACATTAAAAGCTTACAGCTAGGAGCTGTTGGATCATTTTTGGCAAAGGCGCTCCAGCCACCAGATCCTCTTTCTGTTCAAAATGCTATTGAACTGCTTAAAACCATCGGGGCTTTAGATGATAATGAGGAGCTTACTCCACTTG GTCGCCATCTTTGTACTCTGCCCCTGGACCCAAATATTGGAAAGATGCTTCTGATGGGGTCTGTCTTTCAATGCCTCAATCCTGCTTTAACAATTGCAGCTGCTCTTGCTCATCGTGATCCATTTGTTCTTCCAATAGATAGGAAAAATGAGGCTGATGCTGCTAAAAGATCCTTTGCTGGTGATTCTTGCAG TGATCACATCGCACTTGTTAAAGCTTTTGAAGGATATAGGGAGGCAAAACGTAATCGAAATGAAAGAGCTTTTTGTTGGGAGAATTTTTTATCCCCAATAACTCTGCAGATGATGGAAGATATGAGAGAGCAATTTCTCAACCTGCTAACAGACATTGGCTTTGTTGACAAATCAAGGGGTGCAGGA GCTTACAATCAATACAGCCATGACTTAGAGATGGTGTCAGCAATCCTTTGTGCTGGGCTTTACCCAAATGTTGTGCAGTGCAAAAGAAGAGGAAAGCGCACGGCATTCTACACTAAAGAAGTTGGGAAAGTTGACATACATCCTGCATCTGTAAATGCTGGGGTTCATCTTTTCCCTCTGCCATACATGGTTTATAGTGAGAAGGTGAAAACAAGTGGCATTTATATTCGAGACTCAACAAACATATCAGATTATGCTTTGCTTCTCTTTGGTGGTAGTCTTATTCCCAGCAATCAGGGGGAAGGTATTGACATGCTTGGAGGTTACCTTCATTTCTCTGCATCAAAGAGCGTATTAGAGTTGATACGG AAATTGCGGGCAGAACTTGACAAGCTTCTCTGGAGGAAGATTGAGGACCCAAGCTTAGACATATCTACGGAGGGAAAGGGGGTTGTTTCTGCTGTGATTGAGTTATTGCACAGTTACAATGTACGTTACTAA
- the LOC110650653 gene encoding DExH-box ATP-dependent RNA helicase DExH1 isoform X2, translated as MSTETERRVGNLLNSSQRAAPADSAAASGQADRQPSSGLKITKPISTSEPDSAKEKLSIELKQRQDKMMASNCVKELQSFRQKLPAFKVKGEFLKAVSENQVLVVSGETGCGKTTQLPQYVLDEEIASLRGADCSIICTQPRRISAISVAARISSERGENLGETVGYQIRLEAKSSAQTRLLFCTTGVLLRQLVQDPDLTGVSHLLVDEIHERGMNEDFLLIILHDLLPRRPDLRLILMSATINANLFSKYFGNAPTIHIPGLTFPVTELFLEDILEKSRYKIQSEAGNFQGNSRRRRRREQDSKKDPLTELFEDVDIDSKYKNYSASTRLSLEAWSGSPLDLGLVEAAIEFICLHEGDGAILVFLTGWDEISKLLDRIKGNKLLGDQSKFLVLPLHGSMPTINQREIFDRPPPNKRKIVLATNIAESSITIDDVVYVVDCGKAKETSYDALNKLACLLPSWISKASAHQRRGRAGRVQPGVCYRLYPKIIHDAMLQYQLPEILRTPLQELCLHIKSLQLGAVGSFLAKALQPPDPLSVQNAIELLKTIGALDDNEELTPLGRHLCTLPLDPNIGKMLLMGSVFQCLNPALTIAAALAHRDPFVLPIDRKNEADAAKRSFAGDSCSDHIALVKAFEGYREAKRNRNERAFCWENFLSPITLQMMEDMREQFLNLLTDIGFVDKSRGAGAYNQYSHDLEMVSAILCAGLYPNVVQCKRRGKRTAFYTKEVGKVDIHPASVNAGVHLFPLPYMVYSEKVKTSGIYIRDSTNISDYALLLFGGSLIPSNQGEGIDMLGGYLHFSASKSVLELIRKLRAELDKLLWRKIEDPSLDISTEGKGVVSAVIELLHSYNVRY; from the exons ATGTCTACTGAGACTGAGAGGAGAGTTGGAAATCTTTTGAACAGCTCGCAGAGAGCAGCACCTGCTGACTCTGCTGCAGCATCTGGTCAGGCGGACAGACAACCATCAAGTGGTCTAAAGATAACGAAACCCATATCTACCTCGGAGCCGGATTCTGCTAAGGAGAAACTCAGTATTGAATTAAAGCAGAGGCAGGATAAAATGATG GCAAGTAATTGTGTGAAGGAATTgcagtcttttaggcaaaagcTCCCTGCATTCAAAGTGAAAGGCGAGTTTCTGAAAGCTGTTTCTGAAAATCAG GTTTTAGTTGTTTCAGGAGAGACGGGTTGTGGTAAAACAACACAGCTACCTCAATATGTATTAGATGAGGAGATAGCAAGTCTGCGTGGTGCTGACTGCAGCATAATATGCACACAACCCCGTCGTATATCTGCCATATCTGTTGCAGCTCGAATATCATCTGAACGGGGAGAGAATCTTGGTGAAACTGTTGGTTATCAGATTCGCTTGGAGGCAAAAAGTTCTGCTCAAACACGGCTCCTATTTTGCACCACTGGTGTTTTACTCCGGCAGTTG GTTCAAGATCCAGATTTGACTGGTGTAAGCCATTTGTTAGTAGATGAAATTCATGAAAGGGGCATGAATGAGGactttttgttaattattttgcaTGACCTTCTCCCTCGGCGTCCAGATTTACGTCTTATTCTAATGAGTGCAACCATCAATGCCAACTTGTTCTCAAAATACTTTGGAAATGCCCCAACTATTCATATACCG GGATTGACTTTCCCTGTGACTGAGTTATTTCTAGAAGACATATTGGAGAAATCTCGTTATAAAATCCAATCAGAGGCTGGCAACTTTCAGGGGAATtcaaggaggaggaggaggagggagCAAGATTCCAAGAAGGATCCTTTGACTGAATTATTTGAG GATGTTGATATTGATTCTAAATACAAGAATTACAGTGCATCTACTCGACTTTCTCTTGAAGCTTGGTCTGGTTCACCGCTTGACTTGGGTCTG GTGGAGGCAGCTATTGAATTTATTTGTCTCCATGAAGGGGATGGTGCAATTCTTGTATTTCTTACAGGCTGGGATGAGATTTCCAAGCTACTTGATCGGATTAAAGGAAACAAACTTTTGGGAGACCAAAGCAAGTTTTTAGTCCTTCCTCTACATGGTTCAATGCCTACCATCAACCAACGTGAAATATTTGATCGTCCTCCCCCTAACAAGCG AAAAATAGTTCTTGCAACCAATATTGCAGAGAGTAGTATCACCATAGATGATGTTGTGTATGTTGTAGACTGTGGAAAGGCAAAGGAAACCAGTTATGATGCTCTAAACAAGCTAGCTTGTCTATTACCATCATGGATTTCAAAGGCTTCAGCACATCAG AGACGAGGTCGAGCTGGCCGTGTGCAACCTGGAGTTTGTTATAGATTGTATCCAAAAATTATCCATGATGCAATGCTTCAGTATCAGTTGCCTGAAATTCTCCGAACACCTCTGCAAGAGCTATGTCTGCACATTAAAAGCTTACAGCTAGGAGCTGTTGGATCATTTTTGGCAAAGGCGCTCCAGCCACCAGATCCTCTTTCTGTTCAAAATGCTATTGAACTGCTTAAAACCATCGGGGCTTTAGATGATAATGAGGAGCTTACTCCACTTG GTCGCCATCTTTGTACTCTGCCCCTGGACCCAAATATTGGAAAGATGCTTCTGATGGGGTCTGTCTTTCAATGCCTCAATCCTGCTTTAACAATTGCAGCTGCTCTTGCTCATCGTGATCCATTTGTTCTTCCAATAGATAGGAAAAATGAGGCTGATGCTGCTAAAAGATCCTTTGCTGGTGATTCTTGCAG TGATCACATCGCACTTGTTAAAGCTTTTGAAGGATATAGGGAGGCAAAACGTAATCGAAATGAAAGAGCTTTTTGTTGGGAGAATTTTTTATCCCCAATAACTCTGCAGATGATGGAAGATATGAGAGAGCAATTTCTCAACCTGCTAACAGACATTGGCTTTGTTGACAAATCAAGGGGTGCAGGA GCTTACAATCAATACAGCCATGACTTAGAGATGGTGTCAGCAATCCTTTGTGCTGGGCTTTACCCAAATGTTGTGCAGTGCAAAAGAAGAGGAAAGCGCACGGCATTCTACACTAAAGAAGTTGGGAAAGTTGACATACATCCTGCATCTGTAAATGCTGGGGTTCATCTTTTCCCTCTGCCATACATGGTTTATAGTGAGAAGGTGAAAACAAGTGGCATTTATATTCGAGACTCAACAAACATATCAGATTATGCTTTGCTTCTCTTTGGTGGTAGTCTTATTCCCAGCAATCAGGGGGAAGGTATTGACATGCTTGGAGGTTACCTTCATTTCTCTGCATCAAAGAGCGTATTAGAGTTGATACGG AAATTGCGGGCAGAACTTGACAAGCTTCTCTGGAGGAAGATTGAGGACCCAAGCTTAGACATATCTACGGAGGGAAAGGGGGTTGTTTCTGCTGTGATTGAGTTATTGCACAGTTACAATGTACGTTACTAA
- the LOC110650654 gene encoding L-type lectin-domain containing receptor kinase IX.1-like has product MSAAKLATCFLYMSSHTRIIFFITITHFLHFYADYTQALSFSIDRFDPGANNIIYEGDAAPIVGAIEMNSVKWLCHVGRATYVEPLHLWDSSTRTLTDFTTNFSFTIDTLNADTYGHGIVFFLSSVGNSIPTNSPGGFLGLFNTTTSDAASRNQLVMAEFDTFVNEEWDPPVQHVGINNNSIRSAVYAKWDPGSYSGKTAKVGISYNATAKNLSVLWTYDENLVFTGNNSLSYVIDLMELLPEWVSIGFSASTGQYLERNQINSWAFSSNLRTKVANNKKGELKRRRILPIALIALACVCVLALLGGVSLFVKNKCCPPIPVPVDTDIGRKALPRKFGYQELAEATNNFANDRKLGEGGSGLVFKGFLRELGRLVAVKKIDAESEDLFINEVNIISSLRHRNLVQFMGWCHEQDEYLLVYEYMPKGSLHDHLFGNRRTLPWNVRYSTALALASALKYLHEDAEPRVLHRDIKPGNILLREDFTAKVGDFGISRFVNTQLRTQRSNPVGTPGYVAPEFRRDGRATTQSDMYSFGVVALEIACGVRNFRNNNDHRQLLKDVWQKYKAGKILDSSDKRLKKEFDPKEIECLMIVGLWCVHPTANDRPTAGRVIQYLNFQAPLPNLPPALHDPEFLSNSDINGRNTQ; this is encoded by the coding sequence ATGTCTGCAGCCAAACTAGCAACTTGTTTTCTTTACATGAGCTCTCACACTCGCATAATTTTTTTCATCACTATTACccactttctccatttttatgcAGACTATACTCAAGCACTTTCCTTCAGTATAGATCGGTTTGATCCTGGTGCAAACAACATAATCTATGAAGGTGATGCCGCACCAATTGTTGGAGCTATTGAAATGAACTCGGTCAAGTGGTTATGTCACGTTGGCCGTGCTACTTATGTAGAGCCTCTGCACCTATGGGACTCCTCTACCAGGACACTTACAGATTTCACTACCAATTTCTCCTTCACTATTGATACTCTTAATGCTGATACCTATGGCCATGGCATtgtctttttcctttcttctgtGGGCAACTCAATTCCAACCAATTCACCTGGTGGGTTCCTAGGATTATTTAACACCACTACAAGTGATGCTGCGTCTCGAAACCAATTAGTCATGGCTGAGTTTGATACCTTTGTGAATGAAGAATGGGATCCACCAGTGCAGCATGTTGGGATCAACAATAACTCGATTCGTTCTGCTGTTTATGCTAAATGGGATCCTGGCTCATACAGTGGCAAGACTGCTAAAGTTGGGATAAGTTACAATGCTACTGCCAAGAACCTGAGTGTTTTGTGGACTTATGATGAAAATCTAGTTTTTACAGGCAACAATTCCCTTTCTTATGTCATTGATCTAATGGAACTTCTTCCTGAGTGGGTTTCCATTGGTTTCTCAGCATCTACTGGCCAGTATCTTGAGAGAAACCAAATCAATTCATGGGCATTCTCTTCAAATTTGAGAACCAAAGTTGCAAATAATAAAAAAGGTGAACTGAAGAGACGTAGGATATTGCCTATTGCTCTTATTGCTCTAGCCTGTGTGTGCGTTTTGGCGCTTCTTGGTGGAGTTTCACTGTTTGTAAAGAACAAATGTTGTCCCCCAATTCCTGTTCCTGTAGATACTGATATTGGCAGAAAAGCTTTGCCAAGAAAATTTGGTTACCAAGAACTTGCTGAGGCTACCAATAACTTTGCAAATGATAGAAAGTTAGGCGAAGGTGGATCTGGACTTGTTTTCAAAGGATTCTTGAGAGAGCTAGGCCGCCTAGTTGCTGTGAAGAAAATTGATGCTGAATCAGAGGATCTTTTCATCAATGAAGTGAATATTATAAGCAGTTTAAGACACCGAAACCTGGTGCAGTTCATGGGATGGTGTCATGAACAAGATGAGTACTTGCTTGTCTATGAATACATGCCTAAAGGTAGCCTTCATGATCATCTTTTTGGCAATAGGAGAACCCTCCCTTGGAATGTGAGATACAGTACAGCTTTGGCCTTGGCCTCAGCTCTTAAATATCTTCATGAAGATGCAGAGCCACGTGTACTTCATAGGGATATCAAACCAGGAAATATATTGTTACGTGAAGATTTCACAGCCAAAGTTGGTGACTTTGGGATTTCCAGGTTTGTGAACACTCAGTTGAGGACTCAAAGATCAAATCCAGTGGGGACTCCTGGGTATGTGGCCCCTGAATTCCGACGAGATGGGAGGGCAACTACACAATCGGACATGTATAGCTTTGGGGTTGTGGCTTTGGAAATTGCCTGTGGAGTGAGGAATTTCAGAAATAATAATGATCATCGACAGTTGTTAAAGGACGTCTGGCAAAAGTATAAAGCAGGAAAAATTCTTGATTCATCTGACAAAAGATTAAAGAAGGAATTTGATCCGAAAGAAATTGAATGCTTGATGATAGTGGGTTTATGGTGCGTGCACCCAACAGCCAACGATAGGCCTACAGCCGGAAGAGTGATTCAATATCTCAACTTTCAAGCTCCATTGCCAAACCTTCCTCCAGCGTTGCATGATCCCGAGTTCCTTTCTAATTCAGACATAAATGGAAGGAATACTCAATAA
- the LOC110650656 gene encoding L-type lectin-domain containing receptor kinase IX.1-like produces MSSNTRLIVLFSITRYLHFYADYTQALSFSIDRFDPGANNIIYEGDATPSVGAIEMNLAEWLCRVGRATYAEPLHLWDSSNRTLTDFTTNFSFTIDTLNADKYGHGIAFFLSSVGSSIPTNSPGGFLGLFNTTTSAAASRNQLVAVEFDTFVNEEWDPPVQHVGINNNSIASAVYAKWDPGSYSGKTAKVGISYNATTKNLSVLWTYDENLVFTGNNSLSYLIDLMELLPEWVSFGFSASTGQYVERNTINSWAFSSNLGAKVASHKKGKLKTVWIALIAVAGAGVCFLVLLFLLNKFCTTVPVSRRPWPINFSYGDLADATNNFADDRKLGKGVSGTVFEGFLRDLGCQVAVKKIDAESEDLFINEVNIISSLKHRNLVKFMGWCHEQGKFLLVYEYMSKGSLHDHLFGNRKILRWNVRYNTALALAAALKYLHEDVDPLVLHMDIKPDNILLGEDFRAKVGDFGISKFVHSQLRSERTNPVGTRGYVAPEFRREGRATTHSDMYSFGVVALEIACGKMNYRNNDPQNLIKEVWTLYKAEKILDAADKKLKKEFDPKEMECLMIVGLLCTNPADNGRPSAGRVMQYLNSPELPLPELPPLLHDPEFPVNLDAGERITQ; encoded by the coding sequence ATGAGTTCTAACACTCGCTTAATTGTTCTCTTCAGTATTACCCGCTATCTCCATTTTTATGCAGACTATACTCAAGCACTTTCCTTCAGTATAGATCGGTTTGACCCTGGTGCAAACAACATAATCTATGAAGGTGACGCCACTCCATCTGTTGGAGCTATTGAAATGAACTTGGCCGAGTGGTTATGTCGCGTTGGCCGTGCTACTTACGCAGAGCCTCTGCACCTATGGGACTCCTCTAACAGGACGCTTACAGATTTCACTACCAACTTCTCCTTCACCATTGACACTCTCAATGCTGATAAGTACGGCCATGGAATTGCCTTTTTCCTTTCTTCCGTGGGCAGCTCAATTCCAACCAATTCACCTGGTGGGTTCCTAGGATTATTTAACACCACTACTAGTGCTGCTGCGTCCCGAAACCAATTAGTAGCTGTTGAGTTTGATACCTTTGTGAATGAAGAATGGGATCCACCAGTGCAGCATGTTGGGATCAACAATAACTCGATTGCTTCTGCCGTTTACGCTAAATGGGATCCTGGCTCATACAGTGGCAAGACTGCCAAAGTTGGGATAAGTTACAATGCTACGACCAAGAATCTGAGTGTGTTGTGGACATATGATGAAAATCTAGTTTTTACAGGCAACAATTCGCTTTCTTATCTCATTGATCTGATGGAACTTCTCCCTGAGTGGGTTTCATTTGGTTTCTCGGCATCTACTGGCCAGTACGTTGAgagaaacacaattaattcatggGCATTCTCTTCAAATTTGGGTGCCAAAGTTGCAAGCCATAAAAAAGGCAAACTAAAGACAGTTTGGATAGCGCTTATTGCTGTAGCCGGTGCCGGTGTATGCTTTTTGGTGCTTCTTTTTCTGTTGAACAAATTTTGCACAACTGTTCCTGTAAGCAGAAGACCTTGGCCAATAAATTTTAGTTACGGAGACCTTGCCGACGCTACCAATAACTTTGCAGATGATAGGAAGTTAGGCAAAGGTGTATCTGGAACTGTTTTCGAAGGATTTTTGAGAGATCTAGGGTGCCAAGTTGCTGTGAAGAAAATTGATGCTGAATCCGAGGATCTTTTCATCAATGAAGTGAATATTATAAGCAGTTTAAAACACAGAAACCTGGTGAAGTTCATGGGATGGTGTCACGAGCAAGGAAAATTTTTACTCGTTTATGAATACATGTCCAAAGGTAGCCTCCATGATCATCTTTTTGGCAACAGGAAAATCCTCCGTTGGAATGTGAGATACAATACAGCTTTGGCCTTGGCAGCAGCTCTTAAATATCTTCATGAAGATGTAGATCCACTTGTACTTCATATGGATATCAAACCAGATAATATATTGTTAGGTGAAGATTTCAGAGCCAAAGTTGGTGACTTTGGGATTTCCAAGTTTGTGCACTCTCAGTTGAGGTCTGAAAGAACAAATCCAGTGGGGACTCGTGGGTATGTTGCCCCTGAATTCCGAAGAGAAGGGAGGGCAACTACGCACTCGGACATGTATAGCTTTGGGGTTGTGGCTTTGGAAATTGCTTGTGGAAAGATGAATTACAGAAATAATGATCCTCAAAATTTGATTAAGGAAGTCTGGACACTGTATAAAGCGGAAAAAATACTAGATGCAGCTGACAAAAAATTAAAGAAGGAATTTGACCCAAAAGAAATGGAATGCTTGATGATTGtcggtttattgtgcacaaacccagCAGACAACGGAAGGCCTTCAGCCGGAAGAGTGATGCAGTATCTCAACTCTCCTGAACTTCCATTGCCAGAGCTTCCTCCATTGTTGCATGATCCCGAGTTCCCTGTGAATTTAGATGCAGGTGAAAGGATTACTCAATGA